From Pseudomonadota bacterium, the proteins below share one genomic window:
- a CDS encoding type II toxin-antitoxin system MqsA family antitoxin has product MSSNKTRKTQPCPSCGGTMKLKTKADRLQCKGHSRSIRTRGWWCDSCDEGILDSQALKANERQFMELRAEVEGLLRPQEIAAIREELQLSQRQVGEILGGGPPGVPEV; this is encoded by the coding sequence ATGTCCAGTAACAAGACTCGAAAGACCCAGCCATGCCCGTCGTGCGGTGGAACGATGAAGCTCAAGACAAAGGCTGACCGACTGCAATGCAAGGGGCACTCGCGGAGCATTCGAACACGTGGTTGGTGGTGTGACTCATGCGACGAAGGAATCCTCGATAGCCAGGCCCTGAAGGCGAACGAGCGTCAGTTCATGGAGTTGAGGGCCGAGGTGGAGGGCCTGCTTCGGCCGCAAGAGATCGCGGCCATACGCGAAGAGCTCCAGCTCTCTCAGCGGCAGGTCGGTGAGATTCTTGGAGGCGGCCCCCCGGGCGTTCCAGAAGTATGA